The Brassica oleracea var. oleracea cultivar TO1000 chromosome C6, BOL, whole genome shotgun sequence genome includes a region encoding these proteins:
- the LOC106297273 gene encoding myosin-3-like yields the protein MSNSQAFMLFSLSHFRYGFLLLESIAAKDPLSVSVAILHQFNILPEMYQVGYTKLFFRTGQIGVLEDTRNRTLHGILRLQSCFRGHQARSRLREHKRRVTVLQSFVRGEKVRKEYTELLRRHRASAAIQSHVKRRIAKRQYKATVDASVVIQSAIRGELVRRCAGDIGWLKSGGTKRNESDEVLVKASVISELQRWVLKSKVALREKEEENDILRQRLQQYDNRWSEYETNMKSMELNRIDEETGNFSEEFTTGVEQFMAFANSQPLTQDNNGKFFCPCSVCKNEKFLPGHRILKHIYSKGFMLDYYVWYKHGEELDMALGTSYANPTHLSGSEDHIGNAVEDRYVEMVNDAFRDNRLFQINLSYGLFIPPVVSVVRGEKVRKECTELLRRHRASAAIQSHVKRRIAKRQYKATVDASVVIQSAIRGELVRRCAGDIGWLKSGGTKRNESDEVLVKASVISELQRRVLKSEAALREKEEENDILRQRLQQYDNRWSEYETKMKSMEEIWQKQMRSLQSSLSIAKKSLEVEDSARNSDASVNASDATELSGSGGDFRTHGRTRSVGVGLSVISRLAEEFGQRAQVFGDDTKFLMEVKSGQVEANLDPERELRRLKQMFDTWKKDYRGRLRETKLILGKLGSGESGGSAERVKMKWWGRLKSTRF from the exons CTTTAGGTATGGTTTCCTTCTGCTGGAGAGCATTGCAGCAAAAGATCCTCTTAGTGTTTCGGTTGCAATTCTTCATCAGTTCAACATCTTGCCAGAGATGTATCAAGTCGGCTACACAAAACTGTTTTTCAGAACTGGCCAG ATTGGGGTTCTTGAAGATACAAGGAATCGCACTCTTCATGGTATCTTACGTCTCCAAAGCTGTTTTAGAGGGCACCAAGCACGGAGTCGTCTAAGAGAGCATAAAAGAAGAGTTACCGTTCTTCAATCAT TTGTTCGTGGAGAAAAGGTAAGAAAGGAATACACAGAGTTACTTCGGAGGCATAGAGCTTCTGCTGCTATACAAAGCCATGTTAAGAGAAGGATTGCTAAGAGACAGTATAAAGCCACTGTTGATGCATCGGTTGTAATACAGTCAG CAATTCGTGGCGAGCTGGTTAGAAGATGTGCTGGGGATATTGGTTGGCTAAAATCTGGAGGCACCAAG AGAAATGAGTCAGACGAGGTGCTGGTGAAGGCATCAGTGATTTCAGAACTTCAGCGTTGGGTTCTGAAAAGCAAAGTTGCTCTCCGTGAGAAAGAAGAGGAGAACGACATTCTCCGACAAAGACTGCAGCAGTACGACAACCGGTGGTCTGAATACGAAACAAACATGAAATCAATGGAACTAAAT AGGATCGATGAAGAAACGGGGAATTTCTCGGAAGAGTTCACAACGGGAGTAGAGCAATTCATGGCATTTGCAAACAGTCAGCCTCTAACACAGGATAATAATGGTAAATTCTTTTGTCCTTGCAGTGTTTGCAAGAATGAGAAATTTCTCCCGGGGCATCGAATTTTGAAACATATATATAGTAAAGGGTTTATGCTCGACTATTATGTGTGGTACAAGCATGGAGAAGAACTCGATATGGCTTTAGGAACAAGTTATGCTAATCCGACGCATTTAAGTGGTAGTGAAGATCACATTGGTAATGCAGTAGAAGATAGATATGTGGAAATGGTGAATGATGCATTTCGAGATAAT AGACTGTTTCAGATTAACTTGAGCTACGGCCTCTTCATACCTCCTGTTGTTTCAGTTGTTCGTGGAGAAAAGGTAAGAAAGGAATGCACAGAGTTACTTCGGAGGCATAGAGCTTCTGCTGCTATACAAAGCCATGTTAAGAGAAGGATTGCTAAGAGACAGTATAAAGCCACAGTTGATGCATCTGTTGTAATACAGTCAG CAATTCGTGGCGAGCTGGTTAGAAGATGTGCTGGGGATATTGGTTGGCTAAAATCTGGAGGCACCAAG AGAAATGAGTCAGACGAGGTGCTGGTGAAGGCATCAGTAATTTCAGAACTTCAGCGCAGGGTTCTAAAAAGCGAAGCTGCTCTCCGTGAGAAAGAAGAGGAGAACGACATTCTCCGACAAAGACTGCAGCAGTACGACAACAGGTGGTCTGAATACGAAACAAAGATGAAATCAATGGAAGAGATTTGGCAAAAGCAGATGAGATCATTGCAGTCAAGTCTTTCCATTGCAAAGAAAAGCCTAGAGGTTGAGGACTCGGCTAGAAACTCTGATGCGTCGGTGAACGCAAGCGACGCAACGGAGTTATCAGGAAGTGGCGGTGATTTCAGGACACATGGGAGGACAAGAAGTGTTGGTGTGGGTTTAAGCGTGATAAGCCGGTTAGCAGAAGAGTTCGGACAGAGAGCTCAGGTGTTTGGTGATGACACAAAGTTCTTGATGGAAGTGAAGTCTGGTCAGGTGGAGGCGAACTTGGATCCGGAGAGGGAGCTAAGAAGGTTGAAACAGATGTTTGACACGTGGAAGAAGGATTATAGAGGGAGATTAAGGGAAACGAAACTGATACTTGGCAAACTTGGGAGTGGGGAAAGTGGTGGTTCAGCGGAGAGAGTGAAGATGAAGTGGTGGGGGAGGTTGAAAAGTACCAGGTTTTAA